One segment of Gammaproteobacteria bacterium DNA contains the following:
- a CDS encoding DNA topoisomerase I, with the protein MKLLIVESPNKTKTIAGFLGAGWSVKASVGHITELASDGDDNLGFDITKSGVSCRYVPRGDRGAKVIKDLRALAQKAEIVYLATDPDREGESISWHLKEQLGLEDGRYRRITYTQITEAAVKTAIDQSRDLDMDLIRAQFARQTLDKLVGFKASRLVQRASAGQARSAGRVQSAALHIVCQREREIQGFKPVPYWSVQAEYK; encoded by the coding sequence ATGAAACTGTTGATCGTAGAGTCGCCCAACAAGACTAAAACTATTGCTGGTTTCTTGGGGGCTGGCTGGTCTGTCAAGGCCAGCGTTGGGCATATTACCGAGCTGGCCAGTGATGGGGATGACAATCTAGGGTTCGATATTACAAAGTCTGGTGTGTCTTGCCGCTACGTTCCCAGAGGGGATCGAGGGGCGAAGGTCATTAAGGATTTGCGGGCACTGGCTCAAAAGGCAGAGATTGTTTATCTGGCTACTGACCCTGACCGGGAAGGGGAAAGCATCAGTTGGCACTTGAAAGAGCAACTGGGACTGGAAGACGGTCGATATCGACGCATCACCTACACCCAGATCACCGAGGCTGCGGTCAAGACGGCGATCGACCAGTCCCGCGATTTGGACATGGATTTGATTCGTGCCCAGTTTGCGCGGCAAACCCTAGATAAGCTGGTGGGCTTTAAGGCTTCTAGATTGGTGCAGCGGGCCAGCGCTGGGCAGGCGCGTTCTGCTGGTCGAGTGCAGTCCGCCGCGCTGCATATTGTTTGCCAGCGAGAGCGGGAGATCCAAGGGTTCAAGCCTGTTCCCTACTGGTCTGTGCAGGCGGAGTACAAAGA